In the Qipengyuania gelatinilytica genome, ACCGTTGCAGAAGCACGCGATACAGAGCCGTTCTACACCGCACAGCTGGCAGCTCCGGCTGAAGAAACCACCGTCATCGCTGGCGGCGTCGCCTGGAAGTGCCAGGCTACGACCTGTGTCGCCGGCAAGGGCACCTCGCGTCCGATGCGCATGTGCCGCGAACTCCAGCGCGACCTCGGCGAAGTCGTCGCCTTCACCGCGAAGGGTGAAGCGCTGGAAGAAGCCAAGCTGGAAAAGTGCAACCGCTGAGCGGTTGACGACCCGATCCCCCACCCCCTCTCCATCAGGGTGGACCCTCAAGCCCCGGCGCGACCCGCCGGGGCTTTTTTGTCGTGCGTCAGATGAGGCCCCGCGCGGCAAGATCGCTTTCGAGCGATGCAGCCTCGGTGAAATGGTGCACCTGCCAGCCGCAGCCCCGCGCAGCTTCGATATTGGCCGCATTATCGTCGATGAAGAGCATGGCTTCGGGCGCGTGGCCGAAACGCTCGGCCGACAGGCTGAAGATCGCCGGATCGGGCTTTGCGATCCGCTCCTCGCCCGACACGACGATATCGCGGAAGCGGTCGAAGATGCGCTCGTGCGGACGGAAACCGGCCCAGAATTCCGCCCCGAAATTGGTGATCGCAAACAGCGGCACGCCGCGTTCGTCCAGCCGTTCGACCAGCGCGTGACTGCCCTCTACCGGCCCGGGAATGGTCTCGTTGAAGCGGGTGGCATAGGCGCGGATTTCCTCGGCATAGTCGGGAAAGAGCGCGATCCGTTCGGGCACCATCTGCGAGAGCGGACGGCCCGCATCGTGCAGGAAGTGCCATTCCTCGGTCACCACCTCACCCAGCACTTTCTCAAGGCGGGCGGGATCGTCGATCATCTTTTCGAACAGGGCAGACAGCTGCCACTGATAGAGCACGCGCCCCACATCGAAGACCACTGCATCGACCGGCATATTCGTCATCGCTGAATCCCCAAACACGAACGGCCCGCACTCCTTGCGGAGCCGGGCCGGTCGATAGACAATCGCGGAAGAAGCCTTCCGCGCAGCCGAAGCTTAGCCCTGGCGGGCCTTGAAGCGACGGTTGGTCTTGTTGATGACGTAGGTGCGGCCGCGACGACGGATCACGCGGCAATCGCGGTGACGGCTCTTGAGCGACTTGAGGCTGTTGCGGATCTTCATCGTTTCTCTCTGATCAAATAAATACGCGCCGGAGATGGTGCCCCGACGCGCCGATTTCAAGCGCGCCCGTTAGCGAGCGTGGTGATTCTGGTCAAGCATTTCCCCGAATTTCGGAGAGTTTGCGTTCCCATTGCAACGCATGGCTGATGATTTCGCCCAGATCGTCGTGTTTCGGCTGCCACGGCACGGTGGCGCGGATGCGGCTCGGGTCCGACACGAGTTCTGCCGGATCACCCGCACGGCGCGGCTCCATCCGGCGTTCGATCTTGGTGTTGGTCACGCGGTCGACGGCATCGAGCACTTCGAGCACCGAGAAGCCCTTCCCATAGCCGCAGTTCATAGTGAGCGAGCGATCGCCCTGCTCGATCAGCGCCTCGAGCGCGAGCAGGTGGGCATTCGCCAGGTCGCTGACGTGGATATAGTCGCGCACGCCGGTGCCGTCGGGCGTATCGTAATCGGTACCGAAGACCGACACGCCGTCACGTTTGCCGGTTGCCGCCTCGCAGGCGACCTTGATCAGATGCGTCGCGCCCGCGGTCGACTGGCCGCTGCGCGCCTGCGGATCGGCGCCCGCCACGTTGAAGTACCTGAGCGCACAGAAGTTGAAGCCATGCGCCGCGCTCGCATCGGCAAGCATCTGCTCGGTCATCAGTTTCGACCAG is a window encoding:
- the ykgO gene encoding type B 50S ribosomal protein L36 is translated as MKIRNSLKSLKSRHRDCRVIRRRGRTYVINKTNRRFKARQG
- a CDS encoding CC_3452 family protein gives rise to the protein MTLSLSLRAKLGVLGAALAYTTVGFGTLTMPTVAEARDTEPFYTAQLAAPAEETTVIAGGVAWKCQATTCVAGKGTSRPMRMCRELQRDLGEVVAFTAKGEALEEAKLEKCNR
- a CDS encoding HAD family hydrolase, giving the protein MTNMPVDAVVFDVGRVLYQWQLSALFEKMIDDPARLEKVLGEVVTEEWHFLHDAGRPLSQMVPERIALFPDYAEEIRAYATRFNETIPGPVEGSHALVERLDERGVPLFAITNFGAEFWAGFRPHERIFDRFRDIVVSGEERIAKPDPAIFSLSAERFGHAPEAMLFIDDNAANIEAARGCGWQVHHFTEAASLESDLAARGLI
- the galE gene encoding UDP-glucose 4-epimerase GalE; the protein is MEQDTKVPVLVTGGAGYIGSHAVLALKDAGWPVAVIDNLSTGFEFAIPDGVPLYKGDIADADLLARIFAEQGTRAIMHFAGSIIVPESVEQPLAYYENNTVKSRALIEAAVKGGVAHFIFSSTAATYGIPESSPISEDSPKSPINPYGWSKLMTEQMLADASAAHGFNFCALRYFNVAGADPQARSGQSTAGATHLIKVACEAATGKRDGVSVFGTDYDTPDGTGVRDYIHVSDLANAHLLALEALIEQGDRSLTMNCGYGKGFSVLEVLDAVDRVTNTKIERRMEPRRAGDPAELVSDPSRIRATVPWQPKHDDLGEIISHALQWERKLSEIRGNA